One genomic window of Gossypium hirsutum isolate 1008001.06 chromosome D11, Gossypium_hirsutum_v2.1, whole genome shotgun sequence includes the following:
- the LOC107912003 gene encoding geranylgeranyl pyrophosphate synthase, chloroplastic, producing MASVNLCSWVQSYSIFNQASRSKYSLLPRSLPFNPLMNLSSSTSKTRGFASIPSICSVITKGDAVKEEEEQQQPQNPSFDFKTYMVQKATMINQALDSAVSLREPVKIHEAMRYSLLAGGKRVRPVLCLAACELVGGQESMAMPAACAVEMIHTMSLIHDDLPCMDNDDLRRGKPTNHKVFGEDIAVLAGDALLAFAFEHVAVSTVGVTPGRIVRAIGELAKSIGAEGLVAGQVVDINSEGLTDVGLDHLEFIHVHKTAALLEAAVVLGAILGGGCDEDVERLRKFARYIGLLFQVVDDILDVTKSSKELGKTAGKDLLADKVTYPKLIGIEKSKEFAEKLRSDSLELLQGFDSEKAAPLIALANYIAYRQN from the coding sequence atgGCTTCGGTGAATCTGTGTTCTTGGGTTCAATCTTACTCCATTTTCAACCAAGCTTCTAGATCCAAATATTCTCTTTTGCCCAGATCCCTTCCATTCAACCCCCTCATGAATCTGTCATCTTCAACCTCCAAAACACGCGGCTTTGCATCTATTCCTTCAATTTGCTCGGTCATTACCAAAGGAGACGCGGTcaaggaagaagaagaacaacAGCAGCCTCAAAACCCAAGCTTTGATTTCAAAACTTACATGGTTCAAAAGGCCACTATGATTAACCAAGCCCTGGACTCTGCTGTTTCACTCCGTGAACCTGTTAAAATCCATGAAGCAATGCGTTACTCTCTTTTGGCAGGTGGCAAAAGGGTACGACCGGTGCTTTGTTTAGCTGCTTGTGAGCTTGTTGGTGGCCAAGAATCCATGGCTATGCCAGCAGCTTGTGCTGTTGAAATGATTCATACTATGTCTTTAATCCACGATGATCTTCCTTGCATGGACAACGATGATCTTCGGAGAGGGAAACCAACTAATCACAAAGTTTTTGGTGAGGATATCGCTGTCTTAGCTGGGGATGCTCTTTTAGCTTTTGCTTTTGAACATGTAGCTGTTTCTACAGTTGGTGTTACGCCTGGTAGGATTGTAAGGGCAATTGGAGAATTAGCTAAATCTATTGGGGCTGAAGGGTTGGTGGCTGGTCAAGTTGTGGATATAAATAGTGAGGGACTAACAGATGTGGGGTTGGATCATTTAGAATTCATTCATGTTCATAAAACTGCTGCTTTGCTTGAAGCTGCTGTAGTTTTGGGGGCAATTCTTGGAGGTGGATGTGATGAAGATGTGGAAAGGTTGAGGAAATTTGCAAGGTATATTGGGCTTTTGTTTCAGGTTGTGGATGACATTCTCGATGTGACAAAATCATCTAAGGAATTAGGGAAGACTGCAGGAAAAGATTTGTTGGCTGATAAAGTCACTTATCCAAAGTTGATTGGAATAGAGAAGTCAAAGGAGTTTGCAGAGAAATTGAGAAGTGATTCATTAGAGTTGCTCCAAGGATTTGATTCTGAGAAAGCTGCCCCTTTGATTGCTTTGGCTAATTACATAGCTTACAGGCAAAActaa
- the LOC107912002 gene encoding pentatricopeptide repeat-containing protein At2g01390 — MLRINYLHGLAANFRNWNRPLKFLHSLHQNKRRKPRTKHKFTKALKTPMKPFDVEPKVYMRDTISNIYKILKYSTWESAETQLKQLPIRWDSFTVNQVLKTHPPMEKAWLFFNWVGKVQSFKHDQFTYTTMLDIFGEAGRVSSMKYLFQQMQEKGLKIDAVTYTSILHWLSKSGDVDGAVETWEEMRGKGCFPTVVSYTAYMKVLFDNQRVKEGTAVYKEMLQSGISPNCHTYTVLMEYLFGAGKYEEALEIFSKMQEAGVKPDKAACNILVEKCCKAGETWPIIQILQYMKENHLVLRYPIFLLALETFKAAGERDALLRQVHPHISVECIDNERVVEYKGNDFEDPSSLDRGLVWVLLKKQNLQAVDSLLTELMDKTIKLDSELMSAIVHVNCGHCRVDGALLTFKYSVKTGIKLERTAYLALIGCLIRSNTFTDIVEIVVEMTSTGHSLGVYLASLLIYRLGCARRPTCAAKIFDSLPDDQKCVATYTALVGVYFAAGTADKGLKIYKTMRKKGIYPSLGTYCVLVAGLEKLSRVSNAETYRKEKKSLWKDAYFRESIPMEEKICDLLFARDVVS; from the exons ATGTTGAGAATAAATTATCTCCATGGACTTGCTGCAAATTTCAGAAATTGGAATCGTCCCCTCAAATTTTTACATTCCCTTCATCAAAACAAACGCAGAAAACCACGCACCAAACATAAGTTTACCAAAGCCTTGAAAACTCCAATGAAACCATTTGATGTTGAGCCAAAAGTTTACATGAGAGACACGATCTCAAACATTTACAAAATCCTCAAGTACTCAACTTGGGAATCGGCTGAAACCCAACTGAAACAGTTACCCATCAGATGGGACTCTTTTACAGTCAACCAAGTCCTCAAAACCCACCCACCAATGGAAAAAGCTTGGCTTTTTTTCAACTGGGTTGGTAAAGTTCAAAGCTTTAAGCATGACCAGTTCACTTACACAACAATGCTTGACATTTTTGGAGAAGCTGGGAGGGTTTCATCAATGAAGTATTTATTTCAGCAAATGCAAGAAAAAGGCTTAAAAATTGATGCTGTTACTTATACTTCGATTTTGCATTGGCTTTCAAAGAGTGGAGATGTTGATGGGGCCGTGGAAACGTGGGAGGAAATGAGAGGAAAAGGATGTTTTCCCACTGTTGTTTCATATACAGCTTATATGAAAGTTTTGTTTGATAATCAAAGAGTTAAGGAAGGTACTGCTGTTTATAAGGAGATGCTTCAGTCTGGTATTTCTCCAAATTGTCACACTTATACAGTGCTAATGGAGTATCTCTTTGGGGCTG GCAAGTACGAAGAAGCCCTTGAGATTTTCAGCAAAATGCAAGAAGCCGGAGTTAAGCCTGACAAAGCTGCATGCAATATTTTGGTTGAGAAATGTTGCAAAGCAGGGGAGACATGGCCAATTATCCAAATCCTTCAGTACATGAAAGAAAATCATCTTGTCCTCCGGTACCCCATATTTCTATTAGCTCTTGAAACTTTTAAAGCTGCTGGCGAGAGAGATGCCCTCCTCAGGCAAGTTCATCCTCATATCTCTGTTGAATGCATTGACAATGAAAGGGTAGTTGAGTATAAAGGAAATGATTTTGAAGATCCTTCAAGTTTAGACAGAGGACTAGTGTGGGTTCTCTTGAAAAAGCAAAATCTTCAAGCTGTTGACAGTTTACTTACTGAATTGATGGATAAGACTATAAAGTTGGACTCTGAACTGATGTCAGCCATCGTACACGTAAATTGTGGTCACTGTAGGGTGGATGGTGCTTTATTGACCTTCAAATACAGTGTGAAAACAGGTATAAAACTTGAGAGAACTGCGTATCTTGCTTTGATAGGCTGTTTAATACGATCGAACACGTTTACTGATATAGTTGAGATAGTTGTGGAAATGACTAGCACTGGACATTCTCTTGGAGTTTATCTAGCTTCACTACTAATTTATAGGCTTGGTTGTGCTAGAAGGCCAACTTGTGCCGCAAAGATTTTTGATTCACTGCCTGATGATCAGAAATGTGTTGCTACCTACACTGCTTTGGTTGGCGTCTACTTTGCTGCTGGCACTGCTGATAAAGGACttaaaatatacaaaacaatGCGAAAGAAAGGGATTTATCCTTCTTTAGGCACATATTGTGTTCTAGTAGCTGGTCTTGAGAAACTCAGTAGAGTCTCAAATGCGGAAACATATaggaaggaaaagaaaagccTATGGAAGGATGCTTATTTCCGCGAATCCATTCCTATGGAGGAAAAGATCTGTGACCTCCTATTTGCTAGAGATGTGGTATCTTGA
- the LOC107912001 gene encoding cold-regulated 413 plasma membrane protein 1 isoform X1: protein MGMKVNSFSDLNFGSTGARSAFQWGGTIFALFLLLMNRIGQRSHMLTNLLVLFLLASFPTVLFKIVRGQFGCWVAFLAVALHLFFPDTFPVSRFILFVITPDWLADRFRDDIVPGILCLVITILVTLLEIRGVGGLENCECSCYCFSYWFGIACLVCITISYLAT from the exons ATGGGGATGAAAGTGAACAGTTTTTCTGATTTGAATTTTGGATCTACTGGGGCACGATCCGCTTTTCAATGGGGTGGCACCATTTTTGCTTT ATTTTTATTACTCATGAACCGTATAGGACAGAGATCGCACATGCTGACTAACCTCCTAGTATTATTTCTCCTCGCCAGTTTCCCAACTGTACTCTTCAAAATCGTAAG AGGCCAATTTGGTTGCTGGGTTGCGTTTCTTGCTGTTGCTTTGCACCTGTTTTTTCCAGATACCTTTCCAG TTTCGCGTTTCATCCTTTTTGTCATTACGCCAGATTGGTTGGCCGATAGATTTCGAGATGACATTGTACCTGGCATCCTGTGTCTTGTAATCACGATTTTAGTTACCCTACTTGAAATCCGCGGAGTAGGAGGATTAGAGAATTGTGAATGCAGTTGTTATTGTTTTAGTTATTGGTTCGGTATAGCTTGCTTAGTATGCATTACGATATCGTATCTTGCCACTTAG
- the LOC107912001 gene encoding cold-regulated 413 plasma membrane protein 4 isoform X2 — protein sequence MGMKVNSFSDLNFGSTGARSAFQWGGTIFALFLLLMNRIGQRSHMLTNLLVLFLLASFPTVLFKIRPIWLLGCVSCCCFAPVFSRYLSSFAFHPFCHYARLVGR from the exons ATGGGGATGAAAGTGAACAGTTTTTCTGATTTGAATTTTGGATCTACTGGGGCACGATCCGCTTTTCAATGGGGTGGCACCATTTTTGCTTT ATTTTTATTACTCATGAACCGTATAGGACAGAGATCGCACATGCTGACTAACCTCCTAGTATTATTTCTCCTCGCCAGTTTCCCAACTGTACTCTTCAAAATC AGGCCAATTTGGTTGCTGGGTTGCGTTTCTTGCTGTTGCTTTGCACCTGTTTTTTCCAGATACCTTTCCAG TTTCGCGTTTCATCCTTTTTGTCATTACGCCAGATTGGTTGGCCGATAG
- the LOC107911995 gene encoding lysM domain receptor-like kinase 4: MDSLSLISLLTLCLFCCSFLIQAQQPYVGRKTTDCENPDTSDSVLGYTCNGVSMSCQSYLVFRSQPLFNNVTSISNLLSSDPSQVATINEVSETATFRTNQMVIVPVNCSCSGDHYQKNTSYTVGGGEGYFLIANNTFQALSTCQAIQNQQPGISTRNLTAGTRITVPLRCACPTKNQTDVGINYLLSYPIAEGDSIQGISELFGADPERTLEANQLPDLRSTIFFFTSLLVPLRDPPSRVTAPSPPPPRASPPPPNSPPGGSSNRTWIYILVGVLGGVGLISVVCMVIFCMFFRKTKKKTDPIISSESFEAYEKPLEKSLDDGSQDFIDSMSSIAQSINLKIYKFEELQVATDDFSTSNHIKGSVYRGVINGDFAAIKKVHGDVSKEIQLLNKVYHSNLIRLSGVCINRGNWYLVYEYAANGALSDWIFNRDDNGKYFSWKDQIQVALDVATGLNYLHSFTNPPHVHKDLKTSNVLLDGDFRAKITNFALARSTGGGEGEFALTKHIVGTKGYMAPEYLENGLVSTKLDVYAFGVLLLEVITGKEVTAFYSDEHMNLSDILSNVVDNGREGLKDLIEPSMLENYPSELVLVVVQLINSCLKQNPTVRPAMDEIVKSLSRIQTASSALDS, translated from the coding sequence ATGGATTCTTTGtctcttatttctcttttaaCCCTCTGTTTATTTTGCTGTAGTTTCTTGATTCAAGCTCAGCAGCCTTATGTCGGACGAAAGACAACAGATTGTGAAAATCCAGACACTTCGGATTCTGTTCTTGGATACACCTGTAATGGCGTAAGCATGAGTTGCCAAAGTTACCTGGTTTTCAGATCCCAACCCTTGTTTAACAACGTTACGTCAATCTCCAATCTCTTATCTTCTGATCCATCTCAAGTCGCCACCATAAATGAAGTTTCTGAGACAGCAACATTCCGAACAAACCAGATGGTTATAGTTCCAGTCAACTGTTCATGTTCTGGTGACCATTATCAGAAGAACACAAGCTACACGGTTGGGGGTGGAGAAGGGTATTTTTTGATTGCAAATAACACTTTTCAAGCGCTTTCAACTTGTCAAGCTATACAAAATCAGCAGCCTGGGATTTCAACTCGAAATTTGACCGCTGGAACGAGGATTACAGTTCCTCTTAGATGTGCTTGTCCTACAAAGAATCAAACTGATGTTGGAATTAACTATTTGTTGAGTTATCCAATTGCTGAAGGTGATAGTATTCAAGGTATTAGTGAATTGTTTGGGGCGGATCCTGAGAGGACCCTTGAAGCTAATCAGCTTCCTGATCTCCGTTCCACCATTTTTTTCTTCACTTCACTTTTGGTTCCCCTCCGGGATCCACCGTCTAGAGTCACAGCACCTTCTCCGCCTCCGCCGCGGGCTTCACCACCACCACCAAATTCTCCCCCGGGTGGAAGCTCAAACAGAACATGGATTTATATACTCGTTGGTGTTCTTGGGGGAGTTGGTCTCATATCGGTTGTTTGCATGGTGATTTTCTGTATGTTCTTCcgtaaaacaaagaagaaaacagaTCCGATCATTAGCTCGGAAAGCTTCGAGGCTTATGAAAAACCATTGGAGAAAAGCTTGGATGATGGATCTCAGGACTTCATAGATAGCATGTCAAGTATAGCTCAATCGATCAATCTCAAAATCTACAAATTCGAAGAATTACAGGTTGCAACAGATGACTTCAGCACCAGCAATCATATTAAAGGATCGGTTTACCGTGGTGTGATCAATGGTGATTTTGCAGCCATCAAGAAAGTTCATGGAGATGTCTCAAAGGAGATACAACTGTTAAACAAGGTCTACCATTCGAATCTTATTCGCCTTTCCGGAGTTTGCATCAACCGGGGGAACTGGTACCTGGTTTACGAGTACGCTGCCAACGGTGCATTGAGCGACTGGATCTTTAACAGAGACGACAATGGGAAATACTTTAGTTGGAAAGACCAAATTCAGGTTGCATTAGATGTAGCAACAGGACTTAACTACCTGCATAGCTTCACCAATCCTCCTCATGTCCACAAGGACTTAAAAACCAGTAATGTTCTTCTTGATGGTGATTTCAGGGCTAAGATTACCAACTTTGCTCTGGCGAGGTCGACCGGAGGAGGAGAGGGCGAATTTGCATTGACAAAGCACATTGTTGGAACAAAAGGCTATATGGCTCCTGAGTATTTGGAAAATGGTCTGGTCTCCACAAAGCTTGATGTTTATGCATTCGGGGTTCTCTTGCTCGAAGTGATAACGGGAAAAGAGGTGACTGCATTCTATAGCGATGAACATATGAACTTATCAGACATATTAAGCAATGTGGTTGACAATGGAAGGGAGGGTTTGAAGGACTTGATTGAGCCCTCCATGCTAGAGAATTATCCTTCAGAACTTGTTCTAGTTGTCGTCCAATTGATAAATAGTTGCTTGAAGCAGAATCCAACAGTTCGACCTGCTATGGATGAGATCGTGAAGTCGTTGTCCAGAATTCAGACTGCTTCATCAGCGTTGGATTCATGA
- the LOC121223643 gene encoding serine/threonine receptor-like kinase NFP, translating into MAISFLSHQWQSLQVVFFVLNYVFASYIRAQPSSSNGADFWCSRSSAPCPTYTAYFAQEPDYLDLQNIAKLFGTSPQEIARASNLVSEDTRLFPGQLLLVPIICGCTRNHYFANITYDIKFGDTYYIVSTTVFEHLTNFTAVGDMNPSLDPKSLQVGDKVVFPLFCKCPSKAELKNETEYFISYVWQPNDDIWSVSAKFNASAPAIIDENKLNDYQDISLAVIPPLMIPVSDLPVLLQTQFSGGSKSKHRGVLIVVLSIVGCLLVLAGVVIHKRKKVFRRNGWSPETVGLIPVKDLTKSESFQPKIIQDKLLPGVSGYLGKPIMYEAHVIMGATMNLNEHCRIGGTVYRATIDGKLLAIKKTKDDITKELKILQKVNHANLVKLMGVSADSDGNCYLVYEYAENGSLDKWLHPKSSCSSSRAAVLTWSQRLQVALDVANGLQYMHEHTQPNIVHRDIRTSNILLDSTFKAKISNFSVTETIANAIMPKVDVFAFGVVLLELLSGKKAMTTKENGEIFMLWKQIRQVLEIEEKREKRLRKWMDPNLESFYPLDSALSLAVLAMACTQENPLARPSMAEIVFSLSVLIQSSFEISEGSWGSGIETELDQMIVPVVAR; encoded by the coding sequence ATGGCAATTTCGTTCCTTTCTCATCAATGGCAATCCTTACAAGTTGTGTTTTTCGTACTTAACTATGTTTTTGCTTCCTATATCAGAGCTCAACCATCATCCAGCAATGGTGCTGACTTTTGGTGCTCGAGATCATCGGCCCCATGCCCGACATACACAGCATATTTTGCTCAAGAACCGGACTATTTGGACCTGCAAAACATTGCCAAACTGTTCGGAACTAGCCCTCAAGAGATTGCAAGAGCTAGCAACTTGGTTTCTGAAGATACTCGGTTATTCCCAGGCCAACTGTTGCTGGTCCCTATAATTTGTGGCTGCACCAGGAACCATTATTTTGCTAATATTACGTATGATATCAAGTTTGGTGACACTTATTACATAGTTTCAACCACTGTTTTTGAGCATCTCACCAATTTTACTGCAGTGGGAGACATGAATCCTTCTCTAGATCCAAAAAGTTTGCAGGTTGGTGACAAAGTTGTGTTTCCTTTGTTCTGCAAGTGCCCTTCAAAAGCTGAATTGAAGAATGAAACTGAATATTTCATTAGCTATGTCTGGCAACCAAATGACGATATTTGGAGTGTAAGTGCCAAGTTCAATGCATCAGCACCAGCTATCATTGATGAAAATAAGTTAAATGATTACCAGGATATTAGCTTGGCTGTGATTCCCCCATTGATGATCCCTGTGTCGGACTTGCCAGTGCTTTTGCAAACTCAGTTCTCTGGAGGAAGCAAATCTAAACACCGGGGGGTCCTCATAGTTGTTTTAAGCATAGTAGGCTGTTTGCTTGTTTTAGCAGGTGTGGTAATACATAAGAGAAAGAAGGTCTTTAGGCGCAATGGTTGGTCTCCGGAGACGGTCGGTTTGATTCCAGTGAAGGATCTTACTAAAAGCGAAAGTTTCCAGCCAAAGATAATACAAGATAAGCTGCTTCCTGGAGTTTCAGGCTACTTAGGCAAGCCAATCATGTATGAGGCTCATGTGATTATGGGGGCAACCATGAACCTCAATGAACATTGCAGAATTGGAGGAACAGTCTATAGGGCCACCATTGATGGGAAACTGCTAGCCATAAAGAAAACAAAGGATGATATTACAAAGGAATTGAAGATTTTGCAGAAAGTGAATCATGCAAATCTGGTGAAGTTAATGGGTGTCTCAGCTGATTCAGATGGAAATTGCTACTTGGTttatgaatatgctgaaaatggATCCCTCGATAAGTGGTTGCATCCGAAAAGTTCATGTTCTTCGAGCCGTGCTGCAGTTCTCACCTGGAGCCAGAGGTTACAAGTAGCACTGGATGTTGCCAATGGCCTGCAATACATGCATGAGCACACTCAACCGAACATCGTCCACCGAGATATCAGAACAAGTAATATACTTCTTGATTCCACGTTTAAAGCCAAGATTTCTAATTTCTCTGTGACTGAAACAATTGCAAATGCTATAATGCCAAAAGTGGATGTTTTTGCCTTTGGGGTTGTGCTTTTAGAGCTGCTTTCAGGAAAGAAAGCAATGACAACAAAAGAAAATGGTGAGATTTTCATGTTGTGGAAGCAGATAAGGCAAGTTTTGGAAATCgaagagaaaagggaaaaaaggCTGAGAAAATGGATGGACCCGAATTTGGAGAGCTTTTATCCCCTTGATAGTGCTCTAAGCTTAGCAGTACTTGCAATGGCCTGCACTCAAGAGAATCCTCTGGCTAGGCCAAGCATGGCTGAAATCGTCTTTAGCCTTTCAGTTCTTATTCAGTCATCTTTCGAGATATCGGAAGGCTCTTGGGGTTCGGGGATAGAAACAGAACTCGACCAGATGATTGTTCCAGTCGTTGCTCGTTAG
- the LOC107911998 gene encoding cold-regulated 413 plasma membrane protein 2: MGRMRQYLAMKTDPVAQELISSDIKELKLAAIKLMDDATKLGGLGFGTSFLKWVASFSAIYLLILDRTNWRTNMLTSLLVPYIFFSLPSGLFRFLRGDVGKWIAFIAVVLRLFFPRHFPDWLEMPGSLILLLVVAPNFFAVTLKDSLVGVFICLLIGCYLLQEHIRASGGFRNSFTQSNGISNTIGIILLLVYPVWALVLHFV; the protein is encoded by the exons ATGGGGAGAATGCGACAGTATTTGGCAATGAAAACGGATCCTGTTGCTCAAGAATTGATCAGTTCCGATATCAAAGAACTCAAGCTGGCTGCGATTAAATTGATGGATGATGCAACTAAACTTGGAGGTCTTGGTTTTGGAACTTCTTTTCTTAAATGGGTCGCCTCATTTTCTGCTAT TTATTTATTAATCCTGGACCGAACAAACTGGAGAACAAACATGTTGACCTCACTTTTGGTACCTTACATCTTCTTTAGTCTTCCTTCAGGATTGTTCAGATTTCTAAG GGGGGATGTTGGAAAATGGATTGCCTTCATTGCTGTCGTTCTAAGACTGTTCTTCCCCAGACACTTTCCAG ACTGGCTGGAGATGCCAGGATCATTGATTCTTTTACTGGTGGTGGCTCCAAATTTCTTTGCAGTCACCTTGAAGGACAGCTTGGTTGGTGTTTTCATATGCCTCCTCATTGGATGTTACCTATTACAGGAACACATCCGAGCATCGGGTGGATTCCGGAATTCCTTCACTCAGAGTAATGGAATATCAAACACCATCGGCATTATCCTTCTGTTAGTCTACCCCGTCTGGGCACTTGTGCTCCACTTCGTCTAG
- the LOC121223644 gene encoding nuclear autoantigenic sperm protein: MAEEVTAEAVAVASEASVTMTEQTPGPRMAETLETQGSVEATIECAVQGGSESTCNNNSNPESCVVAPHVDREKTLESADELTERGSQAFKEDDFAEAADCFSRALEIRVAHHGELATECIKAYYLYGRALLHKAQEEADPLGSVPKEGEAQQDAKKEGSFKNALTRETSVASVSSTSEQDGSIKGGEEEEDSDNNDAAEAEDADESDLDLAWKMLDVARAIAEKQQLGDTMEIVDILSALAEVALEREDIESSLGDYQKALSILLRLVEPDHRQIAELNFRICMCLEIGSKPQEAVPYCQKAISVCKSRLERLRNEVNNSSESASSVAASELDDGVQQSSNGYQTVSSVKDKEAEIKTLAGLAEDLEKKLEDLQQLVSNPKSIVAEILGMASARARGSEKSASPSVLSSSQMAPANSDGHFDSPTVSTANTNGVPAVTHLGIVGRGVKRVLTSTAMVESNPIKKPAIEPSSDKGDSSSTS; the protein is encoded by the exons ATGGCTGAAGAAGTTACTGCGGAGGCGGTGGCGGTGGCATCAGAAGCGTCGGTGACAATGACGGAGCAAACTCCAGGCCCGAGAATGGCGGAAACCCTAGAAACACAAGGCTCAGTCGAAGCCACTATTGAGTGTGCGGTTCAAGGAGGCAGCGAGTCGACGTGCAACAATAACAGTAATCCTGAAAGCTGTGTAGTTGCTCCGCATGTTGATCGAGAGAAGACGCTGGAGTCTGCCGATGAGTTGACAGAGAGAGGATCCCAGGCTTTCAAAGAAGATGATTTTGCCGAAGCCGCTGATTGCTTTAGTCGCGCCCTTGAAATCAG GGTTGCACATCATGGTGAACTTGCAACTGAATGTATCAAGGCTTACTATCTCTATGGGCGTGCACTGCTGCACAAGGCTCAAGAGGAGGCTGATCCTTTGGGTTCTGTACCAAAGGAGGGTGAGGCTCAGCAAGATGCGAAGAAAGAAGGGTCATTTAAAAATGCTTTAACTCGTGAAACTTCAGTTGCTTCTGTATCAAGCACTTCTGAACAAGATGGCA GTATAAAAGGTGGGGAGGAAGAAGAAGATAGTGACAACAATGATGCGGCTGAAGCTGAGGACGCAGATGAGTCTGATTTGGATTTGGCATGGAAAATGCTAGATGTTGCCCGGGCAATTGCTGAAAAACAACAGTTGGGCGATACCATGGAGATAGTGGATATTTTATCAGCTTTGGCTGAAGTTGCCTTGGAAAGAG AGGACATTGAATCTTCACTTGGTGACTACCAGAAAGCTCTATCCATTTTGCTACGGCTGGTTGAACCAGATCACCGTCAAATAGCTGAACT AAATTTTCGAATATGTATGTGTTTGGAAATTGGCTCAAAGCCCCAAGAAGCAGTTCCATACTGTCAGAAAGCCATCTCAGTTTGCAAGTCTCGGCTGGAGAGGCTCAGAAATGAAGTAAACAATTCTTCAGAATCAGCATCATCTGTAGCTGCTTCTGAATTGGATGATGGTGTACAACAGTCCTCAAATGGCTATCAGACTGTTTCATCTGTCAAAGATAAAGAAGCAGAAATCAAAACACTTGCTGGTCTTGCTGAAGACCTGGAAAAGAAG CTTGAAGATCTACAACAGCTGGTCTCCAATCCAAAGTCAATTGTTGCAGAGATCCTGGGAATGGCATCTGCCAGGGCAAGGGGTAGTGAGAAGAGTGCATCACCTTCTGTGCTTAGCTCTTCACAGATGGCTCCTGCTAACAGTGATGGTCATTTTGATTCTCCTACTGTTTCAACTGCTAATACAAATGGGGTTCCGGCGGTCACACATCTCGGCATTGTAGGAAGAGGAGTAAAGCGCGTTTTGACAAGTACAGCAATGGTAGAATCAAACCCGATAAAGAAACCTGCAATTGAACCTTCATCTGACAAAGGAGATAGCAGCAGTACGTCTTGA
- the LOC121223645 gene encoding uncharacterized protein, with the protein MASTISPPMFHALSVHGVHTSHRGRSVKVHVSKPAPVVSLSNRRQLLFFLTTTTALAVRERESNAEDIPLFGFRKKLKSAEEEAVEIVKEGLETAEKGLETAERGIFTVEKGLKTAEKKIETAEKEIESAVGFGALAQAGAVAGAEFLGVVVATSIVNGVLAAEAPKS; encoded by the coding sequence ATGGCTTCCACAATTTCGCCACCTATGTTCCACGCTCTCTCAGTCCACGGTGTGCACACTTCGCACCGTGGACGATCTGTCAAGGTGCATGTTAGTAAACCTGCGCCGGTAGTTTCTCTCTCGAACCGGAGGCAGCTTCTGTTCTTTCTGACTACAACGACGGCACTGGCAGTTAGAGAGCGGGAATCGAATGCGGAGGATATTCCGTTGTTCGGTTTTAGAAAGAAGTTGAAGAGCGCGGAGGAAGAAGCGGTGGAGATCGTGAAAGAAGGATTGGAGACGGCGGAGAAAGGGCTGGAGACGGCGGAGAGAGGGATCTTTACAGTGGAGAAAGGGTTGAAGACGGCAGAGAAGAAGATAGAAACAGCTGAAAAGGAGATTGAAAGTGCCGTTGGTTTTGGCGCGTTGGCTCAGGCTGGTGCTGTGGCGGGAGCCGAGTTTCTCGGTGTTGTGGTGGCTACTTCTATTGTTAATGGAGTTTTAGCGGCTGAGGCCCCAAAATCATGA
- the LOC107911994 gene encoding uncharacterized protein translates to MDFMIHKAQPYFAVTDEKMMNTNNPESEHGQQPNNIVTSQLQIRSSPRSSPEALEKEAVLRRIRHHKCKNRVKRAFQALVGGDGQAQEKWMELGDAFTCP, encoded by the coding sequence ATGGATTTCATGATTCACAAAGCTCAGCCATATTTCGCAGTCACTGATGAGAAGATGATGAATACGAATAACCCAGAAAGTGAACATGGTCAACAACCAAACAACATCGTCACCAGCCAACTCCAGATAAGATCCTCACCTCGGTCATCCCCTGAAGCGCTGGAGAAAGAGGCTGTTCTTAGACGAATCCGCCATCACAAGTGCAAAAACAGAGTCAAACGTGCTTTTCAGGCTTTGGTTGGCGGCGACGGACAAGCTCAAGAAAAATGGATGGAACTGGGCGATGCTTTCACTTGTCCTTAA